Proteins co-encoded in one Populus trichocarpa isolate Nisqually-1 chromosome 10, P.trichocarpa_v4.1, whole genome shotgun sequence genomic window:
- the LOC7475567 gene encoding LEAF RUST 10 DISEASE-RESISTANCE LOCUS RECEPTOR-LIKE PROTEIN KINASE-like 1.2 isoform X2: MNLNFFLTPFSPIINLFIVTFFLLAKKASCTDPYFVACNPKNCSDGQSISFPFHIQGMQPDFCGYPGFTISCNDKGKPVFNLSNNEYIIHEIYYQNQSLRVSNAAVFGKSPSCTPQIQNISLDDGRFHRSSNSKDLFLLYNCNSTLLSNNSELLNYKVDCHGENETVRTLAMLEDDPLLGSTLDKCRTRVLAPVDVYRGENVGTEGMLLLERGFVLNWTASDCSICEESGGKCGFDTATYHFQCFCPDRPHAKRCYSGFGIGCLFMGIILLSYIYLRRFKKRRDSSNLLSMNSSSDPSSKADLEGDGVYLSIPIFSYTELGQATNNFDSEKEVGDGGFGTVYYGKLQDGREVAVKRLYEHNYKRVKQFMNEIEILTRLHHKNLVCLYGCTSRRSRELLLVYEYIPNGTVADHLHGDQAKSSPLTWPIRMSIAIETASALAYLHASDIIHRDVKTNNILLDNNFSVKVADFGLSRLFPKDVTHVSTVPQGTPGYVDPEYHQSYQLTDKSDVYSFGVVLIELISSMPAVDITRHRHEINLSNLAISKIQKCAFDELIDSRLGYNSDEEVKRMTTSVAELAFQCLQQDKETRPSMENVLQQLKIIQGGESMENLSNLAITKIQKCAVDELIDSRLGYNSDEEVKRMTTPVAELAFQCLQQDKETRPSMENVLQQLKIIQGGESSENLEEVHDDNKKSKNTLPPPSPPYCDEAGLLKNIRLPPSPVSVTAKWASSNSTTPNESV; encoded by the exons ATGAACCTTAACTTCTTTTTAACACCTTTTTCTCCAATAATAAATCTCTTTATTGTCACTTTCTTTCTCCTGGCAAAGAAAGCCTCATGTACAGACCCTTATTTCGTAGCTTGCAACCCCAAAAACTGTAGCGATGGTCAAAGCATAAGCTTCCCATTTCATATCCAAGGCATGCAACCCGACTTTTGTGGCTACCCTGGATTCACTATCTCTTGCAACGACAAAGGCAAGCCAGTCTTTAATCTGTCCAATAATGAGTATATCATCCACGAAATCTACTACCAAAACCAGTCTCTTCGTGTCTCAAATGCAGCTGTTTTTGGCAAAAGCCCCTCCTGTACTCCTCAAATACAAAACATATCTCTAGATGATGGCAGGTTTCATAGATCTTCTAACAGTAAAGACCTCTTCTTGCTTTACAATTGCAACTCAACGCTGCTATCAAACAACAGTGAGCTTTTAAATTACAAGGTTGATTGTCATGGGGAGAATGAAACTGTTCGGACTCTAGCAATGCTCGAAGATGATCCTTTATTGGGCTCTACTTTAGACAAATGTAGAACTCGAGTTTTGGCACCTGTGGATGTGTATAGAGGTGAGAATGTTGGGACTGAAGGGATGCTATTGCTAGAAAGAGGGTTCGTGTTGAATTGGACAGCAAGTGATTGTAGCATTTGTGAAGAGAGTGGTGGCAAGTGTGGATTTGACACCGCCACGTACCATTTCCAATGTTTCTGCCCTGACAGACCTCATGCTAAGCGGTGTTATTCCG GTTTTGGCATCGGATGTCTGTTCATGGGAATAATTTTGTTGTCCTACATTTACCTGCGCCGCTTCAAGAAAAGACGTGATTCCTCAAACTTGTTATCTATGAATTCTTCATCTGATCCCTCCTCAAAAGCAGACCTAGAAGGAGACGGTGTTTACCTCAGCATCCCCATCTTCTCTTATACTGAACTTGGGCAAGCCACCAATAATTTTGATAGTGAAAAGGAAGTTGGAGATGGAGGTTTTGGAACTGTTTACTATG GGAAGCTCCAAGATGGACGGGAAGTTGCAGTTAAGCGCCTATATGAACACAACTATAAAAGGGTTAAGCAGTtcatgaatgaaattgaaattcttACTCGCCTGCACCACAAAAACCTCGTCTGCCTTTATGGATGCACTTCACGACGCAGCCGTGAGCTGCTACTTGTCTATGAATACATTCCCAATGGCACTGTTGCTGATCATCTACATGGAGATCAAGCAAAGTCCAGTCCACTGACCTGGCCTATTCGAATGAGCATAGCAATAGAAACAGCTAGTGCTCTGGCTTACCTTCATGCTTCTGACATCATACATCGTGATGTCAAGACGAACAACATCCTCCTTGACAACAATTTCAGCGTGAAAGTTGCAGATTTTGGGCTTTCCAGGTTGTTTCCCAAAGACGTTACTCACGTCTCGACTGTTCCACAAGGGACTCCAGGCTATGTTGACCCTGAATATCACCAAAGTTACCAACTTACAGATAAGAGCGATGTCTATAGCTTTGGGGTTGTCTTGATTGAGCTCATATCATCAATGCCTGCTGTTGATATAACCAGGCACCGGCATGAGATTAATCTTTCTAACTTAGCAATAAGCAAGATTCAGAAATGTGCATTTGATGAGTTGATTGATTCACGTCTTGGGTATAATTCAGACGAGGAAGTTAAAAGAATGACAACATCAGTTGCAGAGTTGGCTTTTCAATGTTTGCAGCAAGACAAGGAAACAAGACCTTCCATGGAAAATGTCTTGCAgcagttaaaaataattcaaggcGGGGAGTCCATGGAGAATCTTTCTAACTTAGCGATAACCAAGATTCAGAAATGTGCAGTTGACGAGCTGATTGATTCACGTCTTGGGTATAATTCAGACGAGGAAGTTAAAAGAATGACAACACCGGTTGCAGAGTTGGCTTTTCAATGTTTGCAGCAAGACAAGGAAACAAGACCTTCCATGGAAAATGTTTTGCAgcagttaaaaataattcaaggcGGGGAGTCCTCGGAgaatcttgaagaagtccatgaCGATAACAAGAAGTCGAAGAACACTCTGCCACCACCTTCACCACCCTATTGCGACGAGGCTGGTCTATTGAAGAACATCCGTCTGCCACCTTCACCAGTTTCTGTTACCGCTAAATGGGCCAGTAGTAATTCTACTACACCTAATGAAAGCGTTTAA
- the LOC7475567 gene encoding LEAF RUST 10 DISEASE-RESISTANCE LOCUS RECEPTOR-LIKE PROTEIN KINASE-like 1.2 isoform X1 has protein sequence MNLNFFLTPFSPIINLFIVTFFLLAKKASCTDPYFVACNPKNCSDGQSISFPFHIQGMQPDFCGYPGFTISCNDKGKPVFNLSNNEYIIHEIYYQNQSLRVSNAAVFGKSPSCTPQIQNISLDDGRFHRSSNSKDLFLLYNCNSTLLSNNSELLNYKVDCHGENETVRTLAMLEDDPLLGSTLDKCRTRVLAPVDVYRGENVGTEGMLLLERGFVLNWTASDCSICEESGGKCGFDTATYHFQCFCPDRPHAKRCYSEKPKLGLKLGLGFGIGCLFMGIILLSYIYLRRFKKRRDSSNLLSMNSSSDPSSKADLEGDGVYLSIPIFSYTELGQATNNFDSEKEVGDGGFGTVYYGKLQDGREVAVKRLYEHNYKRVKQFMNEIEILTRLHHKNLVCLYGCTSRRSRELLLVYEYIPNGTVADHLHGDQAKSSPLTWPIRMSIAIETASALAYLHASDIIHRDVKTNNILLDNNFSVKVADFGLSRLFPKDVTHVSTVPQGTPGYVDPEYHQSYQLTDKSDVYSFGVVLIELISSMPAVDITRHRHEINLSNLAISKIQKCAFDELIDSRLGYNSDEEVKRMTTSVAELAFQCLQQDKETRPSMENVLQQLKIIQGGESMENLSNLAITKIQKCAVDELIDSRLGYNSDEEVKRMTTPVAELAFQCLQQDKETRPSMENVLQQLKIIQGGESSENLEEVHDDNKKSKNTLPPPSPPYCDEAGLLKNIRLPPSPVSVTAKWASSNSTTPNESV, from the exons ATGAACCTTAACTTCTTTTTAACACCTTTTTCTCCAATAATAAATCTCTTTATTGTCACTTTCTTTCTCCTGGCAAAGAAAGCCTCATGTACAGACCCTTATTTCGTAGCTTGCAACCCCAAAAACTGTAGCGATGGTCAAAGCATAAGCTTCCCATTTCATATCCAAGGCATGCAACCCGACTTTTGTGGCTACCCTGGATTCACTATCTCTTGCAACGACAAAGGCAAGCCAGTCTTTAATCTGTCCAATAATGAGTATATCATCCACGAAATCTACTACCAAAACCAGTCTCTTCGTGTCTCAAATGCAGCTGTTTTTGGCAAAAGCCCCTCCTGTACTCCTCAAATACAAAACATATCTCTAGATGATGGCAGGTTTCATAGATCTTCTAACAGTAAAGACCTCTTCTTGCTTTACAATTGCAACTCAACGCTGCTATCAAACAACAGTGAGCTTTTAAATTACAAGGTTGATTGTCATGGGGAGAATGAAACTGTTCGGACTCTAGCAATGCTCGAAGATGATCCTTTATTGGGCTCTACTTTAGACAAATGTAGAACTCGAGTTTTGGCACCTGTGGATGTGTATAGAGGTGAGAATGTTGGGACTGAAGGGATGCTATTGCTAGAAAGAGGGTTCGTGTTGAATTGGACAGCAAGTGATTGTAGCATTTGTGAAGAGAGTGGTGGCAAGTGTGGATTTGACACCGCCACGTACCATTTCCAATGTTTCTGCCCTGACAGACCTCATGCTAAGCGGTGTTATTCCG aaaaacccaagCTGGGATTGAAGCTAGGATTAG GTTTTGGCATCGGATGTCTGTTCATGGGAATAATTTTGTTGTCCTACATTTACCTGCGCCGCTTCAAGAAAAGACGTGATTCCTCAAACTTGTTATCTATGAATTCTTCATCTGATCCCTCCTCAAAAGCAGACCTAGAAGGAGACGGTGTTTACCTCAGCATCCCCATCTTCTCTTATACTGAACTTGGGCAAGCCACCAATAATTTTGATAGTGAAAAGGAAGTTGGAGATGGAGGTTTTGGAACTGTTTACTATG GGAAGCTCCAAGATGGACGGGAAGTTGCAGTTAAGCGCCTATATGAACACAACTATAAAAGGGTTAAGCAGTtcatgaatgaaattgaaattcttACTCGCCTGCACCACAAAAACCTCGTCTGCCTTTATGGATGCACTTCACGACGCAGCCGTGAGCTGCTACTTGTCTATGAATACATTCCCAATGGCACTGTTGCTGATCATCTACATGGAGATCAAGCAAAGTCCAGTCCACTGACCTGGCCTATTCGAATGAGCATAGCAATAGAAACAGCTAGTGCTCTGGCTTACCTTCATGCTTCTGACATCATACATCGTGATGTCAAGACGAACAACATCCTCCTTGACAACAATTTCAGCGTGAAAGTTGCAGATTTTGGGCTTTCCAGGTTGTTTCCCAAAGACGTTACTCACGTCTCGACTGTTCCACAAGGGACTCCAGGCTATGTTGACCCTGAATATCACCAAAGTTACCAACTTACAGATAAGAGCGATGTCTATAGCTTTGGGGTTGTCTTGATTGAGCTCATATCATCAATGCCTGCTGTTGATATAACCAGGCACCGGCATGAGATTAATCTTTCTAACTTAGCAATAAGCAAGATTCAGAAATGTGCATTTGATGAGTTGATTGATTCACGTCTTGGGTATAATTCAGACGAGGAAGTTAAAAGAATGACAACATCAGTTGCAGAGTTGGCTTTTCAATGTTTGCAGCAAGACAAGGAAACAAGACCTTCCATGGAAAATGTCTTGCAgcagttaaaaataattcaaggcGGGGAGTCCATGGAGAATCTTTCTAACTTAGCGATAACCAAGATTCAGAAATGTGCAGTTGACGAGCTGATTGATTCACGTCTTGGGTATAATTCAGACGAGGAAGTTAAAAGAATGACAACACCGGTTGCAGAGTTGGCTTTTCAATGTTTGCAGCAAGACAAGGAAACAAGACCTTCCATGGAAAATGTTTTGCAgcagttaaaaataattcaaggcGGGGAGTCCTCGGAgaatcttgaagaagtccatgaCGATAACAAGAAGTCGAAGAACACTCTGCCACCACCTTCACCACCCTATTGCGACGAGGCTGGTCTATTGAAGAACATCCGTCTGCCACCTTCACCAGTTTCTGTTACCGCTAAATGGGCCAGTAGTAATTCTACTACACCTAATGAAAGCGTTTAA
- the LOC7475567 gene encoding LEAF RUST 10 DISEASE-RESISTANCE LOCUS RECEPTOR-LIKE PROTEIN KINASE-like 1.2 isoform X3: MNLNFFLTPFSPIINLFIVTFFLLAKKASCTDPYFVACNPKNCSDGQSISFPFHIQGMQPDFCGYPGFTISCNDKGKPVFNLSNNEYIIHEIYYQNQSLRVSNAAVFGKSPSCTPQIQNISLDDGRFHRSSNSKDLFLLYNCNSTLLSNNSELLNYKVDCHGENETVRTLAMLEDDPLLGSTLDKCRTRVLAPVDVYRGENVGTEGMLLLERGFVLNWTASDCSICEESGGKCGFDTATYHFQCFCPDRPHAKRCYSEKPKLGLKLGLGFGIGCLFMGIILLSYIYLRRFKKRRDSSNLLSMNSSSDPSSKADLEGDGVYLSIPIFSYTELGQATNNFDSEKEVGDGGFGTVYYGKLQDGREVAVKRLYEHNYKRVKQFMNEIEILTRLHHKNLVCLYGCTSRRSRELLLVYEYIPNGTVADHLHGDQAKSSPLTWPIRMSIAIETASALAYLHASDIIHRDVKTNNILLDNNFSVKVADFGLSRLFPKDVTHVSTVPQGTPGYVDPEYHQSYQLTDKSDVYSFGVVLIELISSMPAVDITRHRHEINLSNLAISKIQKCAFDELIDSRLGYNSDEEVKRMTTSVAELAFQCLQQDKETRPSMENVLQQLKIIQGGESSENLEEVHDDNKKSKNTLPPPSPPYCDEAGLLKNIRLPPSPVSVTAKWASSNSTTPNESV; the protein is encoded by the exons ATGAACCTTAACTTCTTTTTAACACCTTTTTCTCCAATAATAAATCTCTTTATTGTCACTTTCTTTCTCCTGGCAAAGAAAGCCTCATGTACAGACCCTTATTTCGTAGCTTGCAACCCCAAAAACTGTAGCGATGGTCAAAGCATAAGCTTCCCATTTCATATCCAAGGCATGCAACCCGACTTTTGTGGCTACCCTGGATTCACTATCTCTTGCAACGACAAAGGCAAGCCAGTCTTTAATCTGTCCAATAATGAGTATATCATCCACGAAATCTACTACCAAAACCAGTCTCTTCGTGTCTCAAATGCAGCTGTTTTTGGCAAAAGCCCCTCCTGTACTCCTCAAATACAAAACATATCTCTAGATGATGGCAGGTTTCATAGATCTTCTAACAGTAAAGACCTCTTCTTGCTTTACAATTGCAACTCAACGCTGCTATCAAACAACAGTGAGCTTTTAAATTACAAGGTTGATTGTCATGGGGAGAATGAAACTGTTCGGACTCTAGCAATGCTCGAAGATGATCCTTTATTGGGCTCTACTTTAGACAAATGTAGAACTCGAGTTTTGGCACCTGTGGATGTGTATAGAGGTGAGAATGTTGGGACTGAAGGGATGCTATTGCTAGAAAGAGGGTTCGTGTTGAATTGGACAGCAAGTGATTGTAGCATTTGTGAAGAGAGTGGTGGCAAGTGTGGATTTGACACCGCCACGTACCATTTCCAATGTTTCTGCCCTGACAGACCTCATGCTAAGCGGTGTTATTCCG aaaaacccaagCTGGGATTGAAGCTAGGATTAG GTTTTGGCATCGGATGTCTGTTCATGGGAATAATTTTGTTGTCCTACATTTACCTGCGCCGCTTCAAGAAAAGACGTGATTCCTCAAACTTGTTATCTATGAATTCTTCATCTGATCCCTCCTCAAAAGCAGACCTAGAAGGAGACGGTGTTTACCTCAGCATCCCCATCTTCTCTTATACTGAACTTGGGCAAGCCACCAATAATTTTGATAGTGAAAAGGAAGTTGGAGATGGAGGTTTTGGAACTGTTTACTATG GGAAGCTCCAAGATGGACGGGAAGTTGCAGTTAAGCGCCTATATGAACACAACTATAAAAGGGTTAAGCAGTtcatgaatgaaattgaaattcttACTCGCCTGCACCACAAAAACCTCGTCTGCCTTTATGGATGCACTTCACGACGCAGCCGTGAGCTGCTACTTGTCTATGAATACATTCCCAATGGCACTGTTGCTGATCATCTACATGGAGATCAAGCAAAGTCCAGTCCACTGACCTGGCCTATTCGAATGAGCATAGCAATAGAAACAGCTAGTGCTCTGGCTTACCTTCATGCTTCTGACATCATACATCGTGATGTCAAGACGAACAACATCCTCCTTGACAACAATTTCAGCGTGAAAGTTGCAGATTTTGGGCTTTCCAGGTTGTTTCCCAAAGACGTTACTCACGTCTCGACTGTTCCACAAGGGACTCCAGGCTATGTTGACCCTGAATATCACCAAAGTTACCAACTTACAGATAAGAGCGATGTCTATAGCTTTGGGGTTGTCTTGATTGAGCTCATATCATCAATGCCTGCTGTTGATATAACCAGGCACCGGCATGAGATTAATCTTTCTAACTTAGCAATAAGCAAGATTCAGAAATGTGCATTTGATGAGTTGATTGATTCACGTCTTGGGTATAATTCAGACGAGGAAGTTAAAAGAATGACAACATCAGTTGCAGAGTTGGCTTTTCAATGTTTGCAGCAAGACAAGGAAACAAGAC CTTCCATGGAAAATGTTTTGCAgcagttaaaaataattcaaggcGGGGAGTCCTCGGAgaatcttgaagaagtccatgaCGATAACAAGAAGTCGAAGAACACTCTGCCACCACCTTCACCACCCTATTGCGACGAGGCTGGTCTATTGAAGAACATCCGTCTGCCACCTTCACCAGTTTCTGTTACCGCTAAATGGGCCAGTAGTAATTCTACTACACCTAATGAAAGCGTTTAA